One window of the Archaeoglobus sulfaticallidus PM70-1 genome contains the following:
- a CDS encoding NAD-dependent epimerase/dehydratase family protein, with protein MKALVTGGAGFIGSHVVDRLVDMGYDVVVIDNLSSGKKEYLNDSAEFIHADLSREVPEIKVDEVWHIAANPDVRIGSESPAEIYDNNILATFNLLEMMRKVGNDRIIFTSTSTVYGEAEVIPTPEDYPTVPISIYGASKLACEALITSYCHTFGMKSWIYRFANVIGRRSNHGVIYDFIMKLKKNRNELEILGNGEQNKSYIYIDDCISAMFWGLKSDEAVNIFNIGSDDQIMVKKIAEIVSEEMGLSPRFVFTGGRRGWKGDVPIMLLSNEKLKKLGWMPKYSSEEAVRKAVRDLLDDLS; from the coding sequence ATGAAAGCTTTGGTTACAGGTGGTGCCGGCTTCATAGGAAGCCATGTTGTTGACAGGCTAGTAGATATGGGTTACGATGTGGTTGTAATTGATAATCTCTCTTCTGGAAAGAAAGAATATCTGAACGATTCAGCAGAATTCATTCATGCTGATCTGTCAAGAGAGGTTCCTGAAATAAAGGTTGACGAGGTGTGGCACATCGCTGCCAACCCTGATGTAAGAATTGGGAGCGAATCTCCTGCAGAGATATATGACAACAACATTCTCGCAACATTCAATCTCCTCGAGATGATGAGGAAAGTTGGAAACGACAGGATAATCTTCACATCCACATCCACCGTCTATGGGGAGGCTGAAGTTATTCCCACTCCTGAGGATTACCCAACCGTTCCCATTTCCATATATGGAGCATCGAAACTCGCATGTGAGGCTTTGATAACTTCTTACTGTCATACCTTCGGGATGAAAAGCTGGATATACAGATTTGCGAATGTCATTGGTAGGAGAAGCAATCATGGTGTGATATATGACTTCATCATGAAGCTTAAAAAGAACAGGAATGAGCTTGAAATTCTGGGTAATGGTGAGCAGAACAAGTCGTACATATACATAGACGACTGCATCTCTGCAATGTTCTGGGGGTTGAAGAGCGATGAAGCTGTTAACATATTCAACATAGGGAGCGATGATCAGATAATGGTAAAGAAAATAGCGGAGATAGTCAGCGAGGAGATGGGCTTGAGTCCGAGATTTGTGTTTACTGGCGGAAGAAGAGGATGGAAGGGAGATGTTCCTATAATGCTGCTCTCGAATGAGAAGCTCAAGAAACTCGGCTGGATGCCGAAGTATAGTTCTGAGGAGGCTGTTAGGAAGGCGGTCAGAGATTTGCTCGACGATCTGAGTTGA
- a CDS encoding 50S ribosomal protein L21e — translation MGWKSHGFRFKSGRKLRKRVREKGIRIRKVLQEFEIGQRVNIDIEPAVHKGMPHPRFQGRTGEVIGIRGKCYLVRVRDGGMYKTLIVRPEHLKA, via the coding sequence ATGGGCTGGAAATCTCATGGTTTTCGATTCAAATCAGGAAGGAAGTTGAGAAAAAGAGTGAGGGAGAAGGGAATCAGGATCAGAAAGGTACTGCAGGAGTTCGAGATCGGGCAGAGAGTAAACATCGATATTGAGCCTGCGGTGCATAAAGGAATGCCGCATCCGAGGTTTCAGGGAAGAACTGGAGAGGTCATCGGAATCAGGGGCAAATGCTACCTCGTGAGAGTAAGGGATGGCGGAATGTACAAAACACTGATAGTCCGTCCCGAACACCTCAAAGCGTAA
- a CDS encoding tRNA pseudouridine(54/55) synthase Pus10 → MTEIEVCEKCRRLTGFGRVVEPENCLYCSGILWKLDELAERIHSDLIDYEYSTFLIGCRVEGSLKAIEEYFIELGMDEKNVLKNEIKRELGRIFSERYGKRVDFEKPDVTIIFNPERDELSYQIRPLYIYGRYRKRVRNISQTRWICGRCRGKGCEECNFTGKKYYLSVEEIIANPVVSLAKAKNGILHGSGREDVDARMLGNGRPFVLEVVEPKVRSIDLEQAERMINSSRIVSVSDLKFTDEEMIRHLKMGAFRKRYRAKVRFGRKIEEHELVAALNNLKNRTIHQRTPERVSHRRADLVRNRRVHDLKLLHVKDDVAVIEIESDAGLYIKELVSGDNGRTRPSLSEILGIEARVEKLDVLDVYDLESQNKLSE, encoded by the coding sequence ATGACGGAAATAGAAGTTTGCGAGAAATGCAGGAGGCTAACTGGGTTTGGCAGGGTAGTTGAGCCTGAGAACTGCCTGTACTGTTCAGGAATCCTGTGGAAGCTTGATGAGCTTGCGGAGAGAATTCACTCGGATCTTATTGACTACGAGTACAGCACATTCCTCATCGGGTGCAGGGTTGAGGGGAGCCTTAAGGCGATTGAAGAGTACTTCATCGAACTTGGAATGGATGAAAAAAATGTTCTGAAAAATGAGATTAAAAGGGAGCTCGGAAGGATTTTTTCTGAGAGGTATGGCAAGAGGGTTGATTTCGAGAAGCCGGATGTTACAATAATCTTCAACCCAGAAAGGGATGAACTGAGCTACCAGATCAGACCCCTGTACATCTACGGCAGGTACAGAAAGAGGGTCAGGAACATATCGCAGACGAGATGGATATGCGGGAGATGCAGGGGAAAGGGATGCGAGGAATGCAATTTTACGGGGAAGAAGTATTACCTGTCCGTGGAGGAGATTATAGCAAATCCGGTTGTCAGCCTAGCTAAGGCGAAAAATGGAATACTCCATGGTTCTGGTAGAGAGGATGTGGATGCGAGGATGCTTGGAAATGGGAGACCATTTGTTCTTGAGGTTGTTGAGCCTAAAGTGAGGAGCATCGATCTGGAACAGGCTGAAAGGATGATCAACTCAAGCAGAATCGTTAGTGTTAGTGATCTGAAATTTACCGATGAGGAGATGATCAGGCATCTCAAGATGGGTGCTTTCAGGAAGAGATACAGGGCTAAGGTAAGGTTCGGGAGAAAAATTGAGGAACATGAGCTTGTTGCGGCATTAAACAATCTTAAAAACAGAACGATCCACCAAAGAACTCCGGAGAGAGTGTCTCATAGAAGGGCTGATCTTGTTAGAAACAGAAGGGTTCACGATTTGAAACTCCTGCATGTCAAAGACGATGTGGCAGTGATAGAGATAGAATCCGATGCCGGACTGTACATAAAGGAACTCGTGAGCGGGGATAACGGAAGAACGAGGCCAAGCCTATCTGAAATTCTTGGCATTGAGGCTAGGGTTGAAAAGCTCGATGTTCTGGATGTTTATGATCTTGAAAGTCAAAATAAACTTTCGGAATAA
- the pheT gene encoding phenylalanine--tRNA ligase subunit beta has product MPVVTLYWDELEKLVGVDRERILEKLPMLGCDIERVEEDHLDVEFFPNRPDLYSVEGVARALRGFFGIETGIKRYQPKKGDWKIFVEESVLAIRPRIVGCIVRNLKMSDEVVRSVMQIQEDLHWTIGRNRRKMAIGVHDLSKIEFPLTYRAVKSDFSFVPLDFDETMTVKEILEKHPKGIQFRFILEGKDSYPMIVDATGSAISFPPIINAEKTRVTEKTMDLFIDVTGFDENVDKALKIISAMFYDRGGEIETVEVVYPDRTEITPDMGTREIFVERDEVVSLLGFEINDEEVVAALEKMRFGVRLGEKGFHVEVPCYRADIMHTWDIIEDIAIGYGYDRIIPEYPKTSTIGNTHKWNDVRDMVREIMIGLGFTEVITFTLRSERVQYDYMGRTAKPWEVYVPVEHPLTEEHRIIRSSILPSLIEVLSLNKHHIMPQRIFEAGDVVVARKNRLSLAGAITHSKANFSEIRSVVQAVMHELDLGWEAEESDDRAFIEGRSASIVVDGKSIGCFGEINPEVLEKFQITNPVVGFEIDLSAIFDVGDLI; this is encoded by the coding sequence ATGCCAGTGGTAACGCTGTACTGGGATGAGCTGGAGAAGCTTGTTGGAGTGGACAGGGAAAGGATCCTTGAGAAGCTCCCAATGCTTGGATGTGATATCGAGAGGGTTGAGGAAGATCATTTAGATGTAGAGTTCTTCCCAAACAGGCCGGATCTGTATAGTGTGGAAGGTGTGGCAAGGGCTTTAAGAGGATTTTTCGGAATAGAGACCGGAATAAAGAGATACCAGCCCAAAAAAGGAGACTGGAAGATATTTGTTGAGGAGAGCGTGCTTGCAATAAGGCCGAGAATAGTTGGCTGCATCGTGAGAAACCTCAAGATGAGCGATGAAGTAGTTAGATCGGTAATGCAGATTCAGGAAGACCTTCACTGGACGATTGGCAGGAACAGGAGGAAAATGGCTATTGGCGTTCACGATTTAAGCAAGATCGAGTTCCCGCTGACATACAGGGCTGTTAAATCTGACTTCTCGTTTGTGCCGCTGGACTTTGATGAAACCATGACCGTGAAGGAGATTCTTGAAAAACACCCCAAGGGTATTCAGTTCAGGTTCATTCTTGAAGGAAAGGATTCCTATCCAATGATCGTTGACGCCACTGGCTCAGCGATAAGCTTTCCACCAATAATAAACGCTGAGAAGACGAGAGTCACCGAGAAAACGATGGACCTGTTCATTGATGTTACTGGATTTGATGAGAATGTCGATAAAGCCCTAAAGATAATCTCAGCGATGTTCTATGATAGAGGAGGAGAGATCGAGACAGTAGAGGTGGTGTATCCAGACAGAACAGAGATAACTCCCGATATGGGTACGCGGGAGATATTTGTTGAGAGGGATGAGGTTGTAAGCCTTCTTGGATTCGAGATCAACGATGAGGAGGTTGTTGCAGCCCTTGAGAAAATGAGATTCGGTGTTAGGCTGGGCGAGAAAGGATTCCATGTTGAGGTTCCGTGTTATAGAGCAGATATCATGCACACATGGGACATAATCGAGGACATCGCGATTGGGTACGGATACGACAGAATAATTCCTGAGTATCCGAAGACCTCAACGATAGGAAACACCCACAAATGGAATGATGTCAGGGACATGGTTAGGGAGATAATGATCGGGCTTGGCTTTACCGAGGTGATAACCTTCACGCTGAGGAGCGAGAGGGTGCAGTACGACTACATGGGAAGGACTGCGAAGCCGTGGGAGGTCTATGTTCCTGTTGAGCATCCTCTTACAGAGGAGCACAGGATAATCAGGAGCAGTATTCTGCCATCGCTGATCGAGGTTCTCTCCCTGAACAAACATCACATTATGCCTCAGAGAATATTTGAAGCTGGAGATGTGGTTGTCGCCAGGAAAAACAGGCTCAGTCTTGCTGGGGCTATAACGCACTCTAAAGCCAATTTTTCGGAGATAAGGAGTGTTGTTCAGGCAGTGATGCACGAACTCGATCTGGGATGGGAGGCAGAGGAGTCTGATGACAGAGCATTCATCGAAGGAAGGTCAGCGAGCATAGTTGTTGATGGCAAAAGCATAGGCTGCTTTGGGGAGATCAACCCGGAGGTTCTTGAAAAATTCCAGATCACAAACCCTGTTGTGGGGTTTGAGATAGATCTGTCGGCAATATTCGATGTTGGAGATCTCATCTGA
- a CDS encoding RNA polymerase Rpb4 family protein translates to MTFKEVIEFEYITISEAREIMENIAKKRQEKAELLFETRRALKNLRSFSKLPVDKAKELVNELEGLSFISRKDLAVKIADIMPRIPDEVRTIFAKERFTLTPEQIKEILDTVDRYR, encoded by the coding sequence ATGACCTTTAAAGAAGTTATTGAATTTGAGTATATAACGATCTCTGAAGCTAGAGAGATAATGGAGAATATAGCGAAAAAAAGGCAGGAGAAGGCAGAACTGTTGTTTGAAACAAGGAGGGCATTAAAGAACCTCCGAAGTTTCTCCAAACTTCCTGTGGATAAGGCGAAAGAGCTCGTAAACGAACTTGAAGGTCTTTCATTCATAAGCAGGAAAGACCTTGCGGTTAAGATAGCTGACATAATGCCGAGAATACCGGATGAGGTTAGGACGATCTTTGCAAAAGAGAGGTTCACCCTAACTCCTGAGCAGATAAAGGAGATTCTCGATACAGTTGATAGGTACAGATAA
- a CDS encoding MBL fold metallo-hydrolase gives MICGELRDVLCFDAEILNENIISNYLVKCEKPSLVETGPASISASLAEMIEEYMGGLDYIFITHIHLDHGGGVGHLLKNFDAKVVCHPKAVKHLTNPEKLWKASEQALGEVARVYGKPEPVDEGAIIPAEDGQEFDLGSDVIKVIHTPGHSPHHISFYLRERKILFPGDSAGFHSEGRLLPTAPPPFMFDLAIESLDKQISLDYEYIAYSHYSFAKNEGQLERIREMKVRWMEIALDVVRNNGGIEELDRRLREDVDYSFFVKYDSIIARGFHQLTLLGFYEYARSKLDKG, from the coding sequence ATGATATGCGGCGAGCTTAGAGATGTGCTATGCTTCGATGCAGAGATTCTCAACGAGAACATAATATCCAACTATCTGGTAAAATGTGAGAAACCATCCCTCGTTGAAACGGGCCCTGCATCGATATCAGCCAGTCTGGCTGAAATGATTGAGGAGTATATGGGAGGTCTGGACTACATTTTCATAACACATATCCATCTCGATCATGGCGGTGGGGTTGGACACCTGCTGAAAAATTTCGATGCTAAGGTGGTATGTCATCCGAAAGCTGTGAAGCATCTGACCAACCCGGAAAAGCTGTGGAAAGCATCCGAACAGGCTCTGGGTGAGGTTGCGAGGGTCTATGGAAAGCCGGAGCCTGTGGATGAGGGTGCCATTATCCCTGCGGAGGATGGACAGGAATTTGATTTGGGCAGTGATGTGATCAAGGTCATTCACACTCCCGGACACTCTCCACATCACATCTCCTTCTATCTGCGGGAAAGAAAGATTCTCTTCCCGGGGGATTCCGCAGGATTTCACAGCGAAGGAAGGTTGCTGCCCACGGCACCACCACCCTTCATGTTTGATCTCGCGATAGAGTCGCTTGACAAGCAGATCTCTCTGGATTATGAGTATATCGCATACTCCCATTACAGCTTTGCGAAAAACGAGGGACAGCTTGAGAGGATCAGGGAGATGAAGGTAAGGTGGATGGAAATAGCCCTTGATGTTGTCAGGAATAATGGAGGAATTGAAGAACTGGATAGAAGGCTTAGGGAGGATGTGGACTACAGCTTCTTTGTGAAGTACGACTCGATTATAGCCAGAGGATTTCACCAGCTGACTCTTCTGGGGTTCTACGAGTATGCCAGAAGTAAGCTGGATAAAGGCTAG
- a CDS encoding phosphoribosyltransferase: MIRHDKKLYNRFHVFKDREDAGKKLASFIPDFDVVIAIPAGGVPIAVEVARVKKMPLRVLPVSKILLPYTTEAGFGAISMFGDVEINERLASGLDEETIRLQIEKTKEKIERRLKIIPEKFLKYESANSAAIVDDGLASGFTMITAIKAAKRFYREIYVVVPTASTSAVDLVEKKCDGVFVLNLRDIYPYAVADAYEEWHDVSEEEMLECLRNFDPQD, from the coding sequence ATGATCAGACATGATAAGAAACTCTACAACAGATTTCATGTGTTCAAAGATAGAGAAGATGCTGGAAAGAAGCTTGCATCATTTATCCCTGATTTTGATGTTGTAATAGCAATTCCAGCAGGAGGAGTGCCTATAGCAGTTGAAGTGGCAAGAGTAAAGAAAATGCCTTTGAGGGTTCTTCCAGTTTCCAAAATTCTCTTGCCATATACTACAGAGGCGGGTTTTGGGGCAATTAGCATGTTTGGTGATGTGGAAATAAATGAGCGTTTGGCTTCAGGACTTGATGAAGAAACAATAAGACTGCAAATTGAGAAAACAAAGGAGAAAATAGAGAGAAGGCTGAAAATAATTCCGGAAAAGTTTTTAAAGTATGAAAGTGCTAACAGCGCAGCTATAGTTGATGATGGGCTTGCTTCGGGATTTACGATGATTACTGCAATAAAAGCAGCAAAAAGGTTCTACAGGGAAATATATGTGGTAGTTCCGACAGCTTCAACTTCTGCGGTTGATTTGGTTGAAAAAAAGTGCGATGGCGTTTTCGTTTTGAATCTCAGAGATATCTATCCTTACGCCGTTGCAGATGCCTATGAAGAATGGCATGATGTTAGCGAAGAGGAAATGCTTGAATGTCTTAGAAATTTTGATCCGCAGGATTAG
- a CDS encoding helix-turn-helix transcriptional regulator, with amino-acid sequence MDTRDEIIQILEKKGSILQKDLWKELKIDSSKCSRILRKLEKEDIIRRVEVVVDGVKTFKIIPAGAEIEEEKEEELSLQEIMERMEDLTGLPPCYGCKITDCEAEKCIKIEVWFLRRMRD; translated from the coding sequence ATGGACACAAGGGATGAGATAATACAGATTCTGGAAAAAAAAGGTTCTATCCTGCAGAAAGATTTGTGGAAGGAATTAAAAATAGACAGCAGTAAATGTTCAAGAATATTAAGAAAACTTGAAAAAGAGGATATTATCCGAAGAGTCGAAGTAGTTGTAGATGGCGTTAAAACTTTTAAAATAATCCCAGCTGGAGCTGAAATAGAAGAGGAAAAGGAGGAAGAGTTAAGCCTCCAGGAAATAATGGAGAGAATGGAAGACCTCACAGGTCTTCCACCATGCTACGGTTGTAAAATTACAGACTGTGAGGCTGAAAAGTGCATCAAAATTGAGGTATGGTTCTTGAGAAGAATGAGAGATTAA
- a CDS encoding LLM class flavin-dependent oxidoreductase, which produces MLKIGIQLPHDPHELIIKSAVFADRNGFDSVFTPDHLVGIGIKNWSSYEAFTLLGVLAKLTTKVKLGTCVSDVIRRHPAVLAQFAVTLHDFSSGRAVLGLGAGEGMNLVPYGMDNSYLASKLEEGVRIVRGLMENEKLTFKGRFFEVDNAFIMPRRKVPIWIAGNSPRTMEITAKYADGWIPTAGMGAKRYGEHLRRIRNLAEKFGRRIEAGVFGYVVVDNDYESAVRRIELPAKLLSIMSPARKQFLKEEIDVPDLLSFTFDEDTVKKALEIASKIDFDEVKHRFIFGTPEDVIEKLDEFRKAGAEHFVLTPLVRDREYIPTIKLIAEKVLGYFRES; this is translated from the coding sequence ATGCTCAAAATAGGAATACAGCTACCTCACGATCCCCACGAGCTTATAATCAAGTCTGCTGTGTTTGCGGATAGGAATGGCTTCGATTCTGTATTCACTCCAGATCACCTCGTTGGAATTGGCATAAAAAACTGGAGTTCCTACGAGGCTTTTACCCTCCTTGGAGTGCTGGCAAAATTAACTACCAAAGTTAAGCTTGGAACATGTGTCAGCGATGTTATAAGGAGACATCCAGCTGTACTGGCTCAGTTTGCAGTAACGCTGCATGATTTTTCCTCAGGAAGAGCAGTACTCGGACTGGGGGCAGGAGAGGGAATGAATCTTGTGCCCTACGGTATGGATAACAGCTATCTGGCATCAAAGCTTGAAGAAGGCGTGAGGATAGTTAGGGGACTTATGGAGAATGAAAAATTAACCTTCAAGGGCAGGTTCTTTGAAGTTGATAATGCGTTCATAATGCCGAGGAGGAAGGTTCCAATATGGATTGCTGGAAACTCTCCGAGAACGATGGAAATCACAGCCAAATACGCAGATGGATGGATACCTACTGCTGGAATGGGCGCTAAAAGGTATGGAGAACATCTCAGGAGAATAAGGAATCTTGCAGAAAAGTTTGGTAGGAGGATAGAGGCTGGAGTTTTTGGTTATGTTGTTGTAGATAACGATTACGAGAGTGCGGTAAGAAGAATAGAGCTTCCAGCAAAGCTACTCTCGATAATGTCGCCTGCGAGAAAGCAGTTCCTGAAGGAGGAAATAGATGTTCCAGATCTGTTGAGCTTTACATTCGATGAAGATACTGTTAAAAAGGCTCTGGAGATAGCGAGTAAAATAGACTTCGATGAGGTAAAGCACAGGTTCATTTTTGGAACTCCTGAGGATGTTATAGAAAAACTGGATGAGTTCAGAAAAGCTGGAGCCGAGCACTTCGTTTTAACACCGCTTGTAAGGGATAGGGAGTACATACCAACAATCAAGCTGATTGCAGAAAAGGTTCTCGGATACTTCAGGGAATCCTGA
- a CDS encoding class I SAM-dependent methyltransferase: protein MSLSKADGRYLSFKNDVFDYVYIIPTLCFAEEPEKIIKEARRALKKNGKLVLGIITSDSELGKEYIEKGKRGQVFYSSAKFYLRDSRLKVCGFKIWQGFSLQSLIYNSTDTLRIFQHALQHTLELSL, encoded by the coding sequence ATGAGTCTGAGCAAAGCGGACGGAAGATATTTGTCATTCAAAAATGATGTTTTCGATTATGTATATATCATCCCCACACTGTGCTTTGCGGAAGAGCCGGAAAAGATCATTAAAGAGGCAAGAAGAGCTTTAAAGAAAAATGGAAAGCTCGTTCTCGGCATAATAACTTCAGACTCAGAACTTGGAAAGGAATACATTGAGAAAGGGAAGAGGGGGCAAGTCTTCTATTCCAGTGCAAAATTCTACTTGAGGGACTCGAGATTGAAGGTATGCGGATTTAAAATATGGCAGGGATTTTCTCTGCAATCTCTCATCTATAACTCCACAGATACCTTGAGAATCTTTCAGCATGCTTTACAACATACTCTGGAGCTAAGCCTTTGA
- a CDS encoding TMEM165/GDT1 family protein: protein MLIDIIIPFITIALAELGDKTQLSLLLLSTKTKKRLQLFFGAMTGFLIVDGSAILLGSWISEIVPEDYLKIFSSAVFILAGIFVLKSGEDGGGKLGFENPALSAFILIFATEWGDKTQIASALFATRYDLLFVFFSVMLALAVLSILAIYLGELISERLDRKKVSRVAGVVFIVIGVSFALV from the coding sequence ATGCTGATTGACATAATTATACCCTTTATCACAATCGCTCTGGCAGAACTGGGTGATAAGACCCAGCTATCCCTCTTACTTTTATCAACCAAAACAAAAAAGCGTTTGCAGTTGTTTTTTGGGGCTATGACTGGATTTCTTATCGTTGACGGTTCAGCAATTCTGCTGGGCTCGTGGATATCCGAAATCGTTCCAGAGGATTATCTCAAGATTTTTTCGAGCGCCGTATTCATTCTGGCAGGGATTTTTGTGTTGAAGTCTGGAGAGGATGGTGGTGGAAAGCTGGGGTTTGAGAACCCGGCATTATCTGCTTTCATTCTGATTTTTGCCACTGAGTGGGGAGATAAAACCCAGATAGCCTCTGCATTGTTTGCTACGAGGTATGATCTTCTGTTTGTTTTCTTTAGCGTTATGCTCGCTTTAGCTGTTCTGTCTATCTTGGCAATATATCTTGGAGAATTGATTTCTGAAAGGCTGGACAGGAAAAAGGTTTCAAGGGTGGCAGGGGTTGTTTTCATTGTGATTGGTGTATCATTTGCTTTGGTCTGA
- a CDS encoding LSM domain-containing protein, protein MLPNQMVKTLIGKMIKVEMKGEESDLVGILESVDDYMNLHLSNAVEYKNDEKVRNLGHIVLRGNNVILIQPYE, encoded by the coding sequence ATGCTTCCAAACCAGATGGTGAAAACACTAATCGGAAAGATGATTAAGGTGGAGATGAAGGGCGAAGAGAGTGATCTCGTGGGGATTCTCGAAAGCGTGGATGACTACATGAACCTGCATCTGAGCAATGCCGTTGAATACAAGAACGATGAGAAGGTAAGAAATCTCGGACACATAGTGCTCAGGGGCAACAATGTCATTCTGATTCAGCCCTACGAGTAA
- the pheS gene encoding phenylalanine--tRNA ligase subunit alpha, producing the protein MLSPMEITLIKSLEEGKDYDLEQAAKISGLNKDAVLKASYLLQEKGLAEVKVVKDISYRLTDEGEKYLSEGLPEERLYSLIKQGVDSIDQAKKEMKDFGIAIGWLRKKGIAKIEGKKIVLLKDADFREKELLKKIDDGETPEGVDELIRRKLVSVDEKKEIFVRILKKPSAEIKDVIKDLTPDILISGSWKGKEFLKYDVRIPSKTIFTAKYHPYEKIVAECRKIFLEMGFTEIKGSFVQSSFWNFDALFQPQDHPARDMQDTFYLDAYEDLDDDFVEKVKRTHIDGWKTGSTGWGGDWSLDTARKLVLRTHTTAITIHYLAMNPEPPVKAFCIDRVYRRESIDATHLPEFDQLEGVLLDKDVGFRHLLGLLREFFLKMGFEDVRFRPGYFPYTEPSVEPEVYVDGLGWVELGGAGVFRKEVTEPLGIKGKVLAWGLGMGRLAMLRLGMKDLRKLYQPDLGWLREIPVSRLRW; encoded by the coding sequence ATGCTTTCTCCGATGGAAATAACCCTGATAAAATCGCTTGAAGAGGGTAAGGATTATGATCTCGAGCAGGCCGCTAAAATTTCCGGATTGAATAAGGATGCTGTTTTAAAAGCTTCATATCTCCTTCAGGAGAAGGGTTTGGCTGAGGTTAAGGTTGTTAAGGATATCAGCTATAGGCTCACTGATGAGGGGGAGAAATATCTTTCAGAGGGTTTGCCTGAGGAGAGGCTGTACAGCCTTATAAAGCAGGGTGTGGACTCAATAGATCAGGCCAAGAAGGAGATGAAGGATTTTGGAATCGCCATAGGATGGCTCAGAAAGAAGGGAATAGCGAAAATCGAGGGAAAGAAGATCGTGCTGTTAAAGGATGCAGATTTCAGGGAAAAAGAACTTTTGAAAAAGATAGATGATGGAGAGACTCCTGAAGGGGTTGATGAACTCATAAGGAGAAAGCTCGTTTCTGTTGATGAGAAGAAGGAAATCTTCGTCAGAATACTCAAAAAACCGTCAGCAGAGATTAAGGATGTTATAAAAGATCTAACCCCAGACATTCTAATTTCCGGAAGCTGGAAGGGTAAGGAATTCCTCAAATATGATGTGAGAATACCCTCAAAGACGATTTTTACCGCGAAGTATCACCCCTACGAGAAAATAGTTGCTGAATGCAGGAAGATATTCCTCGAGATGGGATTTACCGAGATAAAAGGCAGCTTTGTGCAGTCATCTTTCTGGAATTTCGATGCCCTGTTCCAGCCACAGGATCATCCTGCGAGAGATATGCAGGACACATTCTACCTCGATGCCTATGAAGATCTCGATGACGATTTCGTTGAGAAAGTTAAGAGAACACACATCGATGGCTGGAAAACAGGCTCTACCGGGTGGGGTGGTGACTGGAGCCTGGACACTGCAAGAAAGCTCGTGTTGAGGACGCACACAACTGCGATAACTATCCACTATCTGGCCATGAATCCCGAACCTCCGGTTAAGGCTTTCTGCATAGACAGAGTTTACAGGAGGGAGAGCATAGATGCAACCCATCTACCGGAGTTCGATCAGCTTGAGGGTGTCTTACTCGACAAAGATGTTGGATTCAGGCATTTGCTTGGATTGCTGAGGGAATTCTTCCTCAAAATGGGATTCGAGGATGTCAGATTCAGACCAGGATATTTCCCTTACACGGAGCCGAGCGTTGAGCCGGAGGTGTATGTGGATGGCCTGGGATGGGTCGAGCTTGGAGGGGCTGGGGTCTTCAGGAAGGAGGTTACAGAACCACTCGGAATAAAGGGAAAGGTTCTTGCATGGGGGCTTGGAATGGGAAGACTTGCCATGCTCAGGCTTGGTATGAAGGATCTCAGAAAGCTCTATCAGCCGGATCTGGGCTGGTTGAGGGAGATACCAGTAAGCAGGCTGAGGTGGTAA